From one Atribacterota bacterium genomic stretch:
- a CDS encoding carbohydrate ABC transporter permease, producing MLLNNSKKSKKLKKNYSVILKYIILILAALFILFPIVMIIFGALKTRGEFMTIPYIPPIPPKWDNIKKVLSMPIFWYMLRNSVLVMIMTTIGVLSIAAFAAFAFSRLKFRGQNIFFNFFTLGLMFPITVAILPIYLVIRQMGLTNNLMGVILVQIAFHLSVSIVILRNFFLAIPSELQDAASIDGCTALGFFWCVLLPLARPSLAAVAALTMVNSWNDLLVPLVLIDKERLWTLPLGTMQFQGQYGMDLSLVAAFLLLSAIPALIFYIFAERQLVSGLTAGALKG from the coding sequence ATGTTGTTAAACAATTCAAAAAAAAGCAAAAAGTTGAAAAAGAACTATTCGGTAATTCTTAAATATATTATTCTAATTCTTGCTGCTCTCTTTATTTTATTCCCGATTGTTATGATTATTTTTGGAGCATTAAAAACTCGCGGAGAATTTATGACCATACCATATATTCCACCTATTCCTCCTAAGTGGGATAATATTAAAAAGGTCCTCAGCATGCCTATTTTCTGGTATATGCTGCGCAACAGTGTACTGGTGATGATTATGACTACTATAGGAGTTTTAAGTATTGCCGCCTTTGCCGCCTTTGCCTTTTCGCGGTTAAAGTTCCGCGGGCAGAATATATTTTTTAATTTTTTTACTCTGGGTTTAATGTTCCCGATTACTGTGGCTATTTTACCTATATACTTGGTGATACGTCAGATGGGTTTAACCAATAACCTTATGGGGGTAATTCTGGTACAGATAGCATTTCATCTCTCGGTTTCCATAGTAATTCTTCGAAATTTCTTTCTGGCAATTCCTTCTGAATTGCAGGATGCTGCAAGCATAGATGGATGTACCGCATTAGGTTTTTTCTGGTGTGTATTACTTCCACTGGCTCGCCCTTCCCTGGCAGCTGTTGCTGCATTGACTATGGTTAACAGTTGGAATGATTTACTGGTACCCCTGGTATTGATTGATAAAGAAAGGTTATGGACACTTCCCCTTGGTACCATGCAATTCCAGGGTCAGTATGGCATGGACTTATCATTGGTAGCAGCATTCTTGTTATTGTCCGCAATTCCTGCACTGATCTTCTATATCTTTGCTGAGCGTCAATTAGTTTCTGGCCTTACCGCTGGAGCATTGAAAGGTTAA
- a CDS encoding glycoside hydrolase family 3 N-terminal domain-containing protein produces MKDKVNRQTNANCQEKNHLFARQSIDKKVQHLLSRMTLEEKIAQLGSVWIYEILEGNSFSQGKAKKLMKHGIGQVTRLGGASNFSPVESARIANKIQKFLLKDTRLGIPAIIHEESCCGYMAKGATCFPQAIGVASTWQPELVKEMAVVIREQMKSVGAHQALAPVLDITRDARWGRVEETFGEDPYLVSIMGLHYIVGIQGNDWKEGIMATAKHFVGYGLSEGGMNWAPVHIPPREMQEVFLLPFEVAVKEAKVAAIMPAYHELDGIPCHSSTELLRDILRQQWGFDGLVVSDYFAINMLKETHLIASNKENAARLAIEAGVDIELPSTDCYGKPLKDLLQKGKIDEQLINESVARILKKKFLLGIFNNPSVDENKSSKVFDTPKQRNLAHRIAQESIVLLKNENNILPLKKGFSSISVIGPNAHSARNIIGDYAYPCHIESLLDMKKDDKFNTPIPSKVEMDNNFIPILTVLEGIKEKVNKDTKIFYAEGCAVLDDSRAGFSEALEYVRKAEVAIVVVGDKSGLIDDCTSGETRDRASLNLPGVQEELIKEIHKTGTPIILVLINGRPLSINWAARYIPAIIEAWLPGEEGARAIADVLFGDYNPGGKLPISFPRSVGQVPVYYNHKPSGGRSHWKEDYVEMSSKPLFPFGHGLSYTNFEYSNMVITPRTVSRDSQVKISVDIKNIGSSTGDEVIQLYVHNRQSTITRPLKELKGFKRITLKPGKKKTVYFILLSEQLGFYNKEFKYVVEPATVKVMIGSSSEHIRLVDEYEIIE; encoded by the coding sequence ATGAAGGATAAAGTTAATAGACAGACCAATGCCAACTGTCAAGAAAAAAATCATCTTTTTGCCAGGCAGTCTATTGATAAGAAAGTTCAGCATCTTTTATCCCGAATGACACTAGAGGAAAAGATTGCTCAATTAGGAAGTGTCTGGATATATGAGATATTGGAAGGTAATAGTTTTTCTCAGGGAAAAGCCAAAAAATTGATGAAGCATGGGATCGGGCAGGTAACCCGACTTGGCGGAGCAAGCAATTTTAGCCCGGTGGAATCTGCCAGGATAGCCAATAAGATTCAAAAATTTTTACTGAAGGATACCCGACTGGGAATACCAGCTATAATTCACGAAGAATCCTGCTGTGGATATATGGCTAAGGGAGCAACTTGTTTTCCTCAGGCTATAGGTGTGGCAAGTACCTGGCAACCAGAATTGGTTAAGGAAATGGCTGTTGTCATTAGAGAGCAGATGAAATCAGTTGGTGCTCACCAGGCGTTAGCTCCTGTGCTGGATATTACCAGAGATGCCCGATGGGGAAGGGTAGAAGAAACCTTTGGAGAAGATCCTTATCTTGTTTCTATAATGGGACTACATTATATAGTGGGAATTCAGGGTAATGATTGGAAGGAAGGAATAATGGCTACTGCTAAACATTTTGTGGGTTATGGCCTGTCAGAAGGTGGAATGAACTGGGCACCGGTACATATCCCTCCGAGAGAAATGCAGGAGGTATTCTTATTACCCTTTGAAGTTGCAGTCAAAGAAGCAAAAGTTGCTGCAATTATGCCAGCTTATCATGAATTGGATGGCATTCCCTGTCATAGTTCAACAGAATTATTAAGAGATATCTTAAGACAACAATGGGGCTTTGATGGTTTAGTCGTATCGGATTATTTTGCCATAAATATGCTTAAGGAGACACATTTAATTGCCTCTAATAAGGAAAATGCAGCAAGGTTAGCAATTGAAGCAGGTGTGGATATAGAATTACCTAGTACTGATTGTTACGGTAAACCATTAAAAGATTTATTGCAGAAGGGTAAAATTGATGAGCAATTAATTAACGAATCTGTGGCAAGGATTCTTAAAAAGAAGTTTTTATTAGGTATTTTTAATAACCCCTCTGTAGATGAAAATAAGAGTTCTAAGGTATTTGATACACCGAAACAGAGGAATCTTGCCCATAGGATAGCTCAGGAATCTATTGTTTTATTAAAAAATGAGAATAATATTTTACCTCTTAAAAAAGGTTTTTCTTCTATTTCGGTAATTGGACCCAATGCTCATAGCGCCAGGAATATTATTGGTGATTATGCTTATCCCTGTCATATAGAATCACTTCTGGATATGAAAAAAGATGATAAATTTAACACCCCAATTCCCAGTAAAGTAGAGATGGATAATAATTTTATACCTATATTGACTGTCCTGGAGGGAATAAAGGAAAAAGTAAACAAAGATACAAAGATTTTCTATGCTGAAGGGTGTGCAGTGTTAGATGATTCCAGAGCAGGCTTTTCTGAAGCGCTGGAATATGTCCGAAAGGCAGAAGTAGCAATAGTGGTTGTGGGGGATAAATCGGGGCTTATTGATGACTGTACCAGTGGTGAAACCAGAGACAGAGCAAGCCTAAATTTACCTGGTGTACAGGAAGAATTGATAAAAGAAATTCATAAAACTGGTACTCCGATTATTTTAGTCCTGATAAATGGCAGGCCTTTATCTATTAATTGGGCAGCAAGGTACATACCGGCAATAATAGAAGCATGGTTGCCAGGCGAAGAAGGAGCAAGGGCAATTGCTGATGTCCTTTTTGGTGATTATAATCCAGGAGGCAAGCTTCCTATTTCCTTTCCTCGTTCTGTAGGACAGGTACCGGTATATTATAATCATAAACCATCTGGTGGCCGCTCTCACTGGAAGGAAGATTATGTTGAGATGAGTAGCAAGCCTCTTTTCCCATTCGGCCATGGATTAAGTTATACCAATTTTGAGTATAGCAATATGGTTATTACTCCCAGGACTGTGTCTCGGGATAGCCAGGTGAAAATAAGTGTTGATATAAAAAATATTGGCTCCAGTACAGGAGATGAAGTTATACAGTTATATGTTCACAATAGACAAAGTACCATAACTAGACCATTAAAAGAACTGAAGGGTTTTAAGAGAATTACTTTAAAGCCAGGCAAAAAAAAGACAGTGTACTTCATTTTACTATCAGAACAACTTGGTTTTTATAATAAAGAATTCAAGTATGTTGTAGAACCGGCAACAGTAAAGGTTATGATAGGAAGTTCTTCTGAACATATCCGTTTAGTGGATGAGTATGAAATTATAGAATAA
- a CDS encoding substrate-binding domain-containing protein → MKKFQIGLLTITFLIVLSLSVFAADKPLIGLSFADFTLERWVREAEEMTKLANNAGAEVIVQEANHDPKIQNDQIENMVLQGADVILIVAEDGAAAATAVDAATEAGVKCIAYDRLIKSPNNAVYISFDNVEVGRAQARGVLAVKDSGKFALLGGSPTDNNAVLVRKGQMEVLQPYIDKGQVEIVADQWVPNWDTAEALKIMENMLTATNNEIDAVVASNDSTALGAIEALRAQGLAGKVPISAQDATAAGCNAIAKGELTVSVYKDIRKLVPLSIEIAVKLAKGEAVEGLEEFSLAELTGEDLKGTVPCRFLEVVGATKDNLYEVIIKSGYQSYDDVYKGVPEAERPPRI, encoded by the coding sequence ATGAAAAAATTTCAGATTGGGTTACTAACCATTACATTTTTAATTGTTTTGAGTCTATCAGTTTTTGCTGCCGACAAACCTTTAATCGGTCTATCTTTTGCTGATTTTACCTTAGAAAGATGGGTAAGAGAAGCTGAAGAGATGACTAAATTAGCCAATAATGCAGGTGCCGAGGTTATTGTTCAAGAAGCTAACCATGATCCAAAGATACAGAATGATCAAATAGAGAACATGGTTTTACAAGGTGCAGATGTTATTCTTATTGTTGCAGAAGATGGTGCAGCTGCTGCAACAGCAGTCGATGCTGCAACAGAAGCTGGTGTAAAGTGTATCGCTTATGACCGTTTAATCAAATCACCAAACAATGCTGTGTATATTTCCTTTGACAATGTGGAAGTCGGACGAGCCCAAGCCAGAGGAGTTTTAGCTGTCAAAGATAGTGGCAAATTTGCACTTCTTGGTGGAAGTCCCACAGACAACAATGCAGTGCTGGTCCGAAAAGGTCAAATGGAAGTTCTGCAACCTTATATTGATAAAGGTCAGGTTGAGATTGTCGCAGACCAATGGGTACCTAATTGGGATACGGCTGAAGCATTAAAGATTATGGAAAACATGCTTACTGCTACTAATAATGAGATTGATGCGGTTGTTGCCTCCAATGATTCAACTGCATTAGGGGCTATTGAAGCTTTAAGAGCTCAGGGTCTGGCTGGTAAGGTTCCTATTTCTGCCCAGGATGCCACAGCAGCAGGTTGTAATGCAATAGCTAAAGGAGAGCTTACGGTTAGTGTATATAAAGATATAAGAAAACTTGTTCCGCTATCAATTGAAATAGCAGTCAAGCTGGCTAAAGGTGAAGCTGTAGAAGGCTTAGAAGAGTTCTCATTGGCAGAGCTAACCGGAGAAGACCTAAAAGGTACAGTGCCTTGTCGATTCCTGGAAGTTGTAGGCGCCACAAAAGATAACCTTTATGAGGTCATTATAAAGAGTGGGTATCAGTCCTATGATGATGTCTATAAAGGTGTTCCTGAAGCCGAGAGACCCCCAAGAATATAG
- the gguA gene encoding sugar ABC transporter ATP-binding protein — MKDQFILKIKNITKDFPGVRALSDVSFNVKKGDIHGICGENGAGKSTLVKILAGVYPYNTYEGNIYFDEKELKLTSSSIEEAINEGIATVYQELVLVPYLTAGENIFLGREPEEKGILNWEKLYSDTKEILTKYKLNVPLFKKISSLSVGQQQMVEIAKALSRQVKLLILDEPTSALTDAESNSLMEILKNLKKSGVTCIYISHRLDEFFRIADSITVLRDGQVVDTVKTKDTTEEKVIAMMVGREMKKRFPDKKSKPGGKLLEIKNLSVSLKNKSIIKNVSFDLKKGEILGIAGLMGSGRTELVTALFGEYGNQVTGDIFLEGKPVQINSAEDAIKYGISLVPEDRKEKGLVLIQEMFKNISLPNLRQFTTRLNIDKYKELQECKKYSDYLTIKAPSLFTITESLSGGNQQKVVIAKWLMSNPKILILDDPTRGIDVGTKYEIYNLINKLAEKGVGIIMISSELEEVLGISDRIMIMHEGQCAGTLERKEATQEKIMALATNIKK, encoded by the coding sequence TTGAAAGATCAATTTATTTTAAAAATTAAAAATATAACAAAAGATTTTCCAGGTGTACGAGCATTATCTGATGTTTCCTTTAATGTAAAGAAAGGAGATATTCATGGTATCTGCGGAGAAAACGGTGCTGGTAAATCAACTTTAGTTAAGATTTTAGCAGGAGTATATCCTTATAATACTTATGAGGGAAATATTTATTTTGATGAAAAAGAATTAAAACTTACCTCATCTTCTATTGAAGAAGCAATAAATGAGGGAATTGCCACTGTCTATCAAGAACTTGTTCTGGTACCATACTTAACAGCTGGCGAAAATATTTTTTTAGGAAGAGAGCCAGAAGAAAAAGGAATTTTAAATTGGGAGAAGCTTTATTCAGATACAAAAGAGATTCTTACTAAATACAAATTAAACGTTCCTCTGTTTAAAAAAATATCCTCATTGAGCGTTGGACAACAACAGATGGTTGAAATTGCCAAGGCCTTATCACGTCAAGTTAAATTACTAATTCTTGATGAGCCTACCTCTGCCCTTACTGATGCCGAATCTAATTCTTTAATGGAGATCCTTAAGAATTTAAAAAAGAGCGGAGTCACCTGTATTTATATTTCACATAGGTTAGATGAATTTTTCCGGATTGCGGATAGCATAACAGTACTTAGAGATGGCCAGGTTGTCGATACAGTGAAAACTAAAGATACTACTGAAGAGAAAGTCATTGCCATGATGGTTGGGAGAGAGATGAAAAAAAGATTTCCTGACAAAAAATCTAAACCCGGGGGAAAGCTTCTAGAAATAAAGAATTTATCAGTGTCATTGAAAAATAAATCCATAATTAAGAATGTTTCATTCGATTTGAAAAAAGGAGAAATACTGGGAATAGCAGGATTAATGGGTTCAGGAAGAACTGAACTTGTAACAGCTTTATTTGGTGAGTATGGAAATCAAGTTACTGGTGATATTTTTCTGGAAGGAAAGCCTGTGCAAATTAATTCGGCAGAAGATGCTATTAAATATGGAATAAGCCTGGTTCCGGAAGATAGAAAAGAAAAGGGATTGGTGTTGATACAGGAAATGTTTAAAAACATTTCTTTACCAAACCTTAGGCAATTTACCACCAGATTAAATATTGATAAATATAAGGAATTGCAGGAATGCAAAAAGTATTCTGATTACCTTACCATCAAAGCACCCTCTCTTTTTACTATTACGGAATCTTTAAGTGGAGGCAATCAACAGAAAGTTGTTATTGCCAAATGGTTAATGTCAAATCCGAAAATCCTTATTTTAGATGATCCGACTAGAGGAATTGATGTAGGTACAAAGTATGAGATATATAATCTCATAAACAAGCTTGCTGAAAAGGGCGTAGGCATAATTATGATATCTTCAGAGTTGGAGGAGGTACTGGGGATCAGTGACAGAATTATGATTATGCATGAAGGCCAGTGTGCTGGAACATTAGAACGCAAAGAAGCTACTCAGGAAAAAATTATGGCGTTAGCCACAAATATAAAAAAATAA
- a CDS encoding sugar ABC transporter permease, which produces MKDLNYIQKFKGFRIDFRAYTLFFALVIIWLLFGSLTGGVFLSTRNFSNLLRQMTIISFLAIGMTPVIITGNIDLSVGAMTGFISVIAAYLQAIILPNLLPGLFPSLSMESLGIISTVVTVLICLLIGLLIGLGQGYIIAYGGVPAFIVTLGGQFVLKGGILGVTQGKTIIPIEDSLRVMAQGYLSTYTGIVIAIIAIIIIFISTLQNRAKKKQYGIKIRSLGLDLFFAAVFSVFILVFTFMMNSYRGIQIPVLIMAAIAIIVTYIMNNTRFGRYIYAVGGNREATRLSGINVKKVVLKTYVMMGILCGVSGIILTGYVAAGTTSGGTNYELSAIGGCVMGGTSLMGGIGTVFGAVIGTLIMTSLENGMSVMNMSVFWQYIVKGLILILAVYMDVTSRKNKT; this is translated from the coding sequence ATGAAAGATTTAAATTATATTCAAAAGTTTAAGGGATTCAGGATTGATTTTAGGGCATATACATTGTTTTTTGCTCTTGTTATTATTTGGTTGCTTTTTGGATCTTTAACTGGTGGTGTATTTCTTTCAACAAGAAATTTTTCAAATCTTCTAAGACAAATGACCATTATCTCATTTCTAGCCATAGGGATGACCCCAGTCATTATAACAGGTAATATTGACCTTTCAGTAGGAGCCATGACTGGGTTTATAAGTGTAATAGCTGCCTATTTACAAGCAATTATTTTACCCAATCTTCTTCCAGGATTGTTTCCTTCTCTTTCTATGGAATCATTAGGAATTATCAGTACAGTTGTTACAGTGCTTATCTGTCTTTTGATTGGTTTATTGATTGGACTTGGTCAGGGTTACATTATAGCTTATGGAGGAGTACCAGCTTTTATTGTTACGCTTGGAGGACAATTCGTTCTTAAGGGTGGTATTTTGGGAGTCACTCAAGGTAAAACAATCATTCCCATTGAAGATTCCCTTCGTGTTATGGCTCAAGGATATCTATCTACGTATACAGGTATAGTCATTGCGATTATTGCTATTATAATTATTTTTATATCTACATTACAGAATAGAGCGAAAAAGAAACAATATGGGATTAAAATCAGATCACTTGGTCTGGATCTATTTTTTGCAGCGGTATTTTCAGTATTTATTTTAGTGTTTACTTTTATGATGAACAGTTATAGAGGAATTCAGATTCCAGTATTGATTATGGCAGCTATTGCCATAATAGTTACTTATATAATGAACAATACAAGGTTTGGAAGATACATTTATGCTGTGGGTGGTAACAGAGAAGCAACAAGGCTGTCTGGTATAAATGTGAAAAAAGTTGTTCTAAAAACATATGTTATGATGGGCATTCTATGCGGTGTTAGTGGAATTATTTTGACCGGTTATGTTGCCGCAGGGACCACCAGTGGTGGTACTAACTACGAGCTTTCAGCAATCGGTGGCTGTGTTATGGGCGGTACCAGTTTAATGGGAGGTATTGGAACAGTATTTGGTGCTGTAATTGGCACTCTTATTATGACCAGTCTTGAAAATGGAATGAGTGTCATGAATATGAGTGTCTTCTGGCAGTATATTGTTAAGGGATTGATATTGATTCTGGCTGTTTATATGGATGTAACATCAAGAAAAAATAAGACGTAA